In Myxococcales bacterium, the following proteins share a genomic window:
- a CDS encoding tetratricopeptide repeat protein — MRPFALALLLAVACAPSLPRAFAEERAAAERAYAAGRYDEAAVHWEKAEAAAKRRRDQTEARYRRAAALIRAGRHTEAQTLLTALRTDRPKSSRAARAAFDAASIEIEHGDPARGWASLEAAIFAYPESGVALAALRRVADERGRRQGSDAALSFLRQVEKRTGSAGLREQAGYDSAKLLESLGRDEAALAEYLRVAASFPYPEGALWDDALFAASLLEEKLGRPKLAIERLERMLAEREPSSLQGSYERPRYAAARLRIAELYRDRIGDKQRAAAEFHRVWDEHPTSLLKDDALWQAARIERELGREDLACKTLRTLTEDAPDSRFARCAPALCPSVPPVKGECHAYVLRQLTSGHD; from the coding sequence TTGCGCCCCTTCGCGCTCGCGTTGTTGCTCGCGGTCGCCTGCGCGCCGAGCTTGCCCCGCGCTTTTGCGGAGGAGCGAGCGGCGGCGGAGCGCGCCTACGCAGCCGGCCGCTACGACGAGGCCGCGGTGCACTGGGAGAAGGCCGAGGCCGCGGCGAAGCGGCGCAGGGATCAGACCGAAGCGCGCTACCGCCGGGCCGCGGCGTTGATCCGCGCGGGGCGGCACACCGAGGCACAAACGCTGCTGACCGCCCTTCGCACCGACCGACCCAAGAGCTCCCGCGCGGCCCGAGCAGCGTTCGACGCCGCCAGCATCGAGATCGAGCACGGCGATCCCGCGCGGGGTTGGGCGAGCCTGGAAGCGGCGATCTTCGCGTACCCCGAGTCCGGAGTCGCGCTGGCGGCGCTCCGCCGAGTCGCCGACGAGCGCGGTCGACGCCAGGGCAGCGATGCGGCTCTGAGTTTCCTGCGCCAAGTCGAGAAAAGGACCGGCAGCGCCGGCCTCAGAGAGCAGGCGGGTTACGACAGCGCAAAGTTGCTCGAGAGCCTGGGGCGCGACGAAGCGGCGCTCGCCGAGTACCTGCGGGTCGCAGCGAGCTTCCCCTACCCCGAAGGCGCGCTGTGGGACGATGCGCTCTTCGCTGCGTCCTTGCTCGAGGAGAAGCTCGGCCGACCGAAGCTCGCGATAGAGCGTCTGGAGCGCATGCTCGCCGAACGTGAGCCCTCGTCGCTACAGGGTTCGTATGAGCGCCCGCGCTACGCGGCCGCTCGACTGCGAATTGCCGAGCTCTATCGAGACCGCATCGGCGACAAACAGCGCGCCGCCGCCGAGTTTCATCGGGTCTGGGACGAACACCCGACCAGTTTGTTGAAGGACGACGCGCTGTGGCAGGCCGCGCGCATCGAGCGCGAGCTCGGTCGGGAAGACCTGGCCTGCAAGACCTTACGCACACTGACCGAGGACGCGCCCGATTCGCGCTTTGCACGCTGCGCTCCAGCGCTCTGTCCTTCGGTCCCACCGGTCAAGGGGGAGTGCCACGCCTACGTGCTCAGACAGCTGACCAGCGGACACGACTGA
- a CDS encoding aminotransferase class I/II-fold pyridoxal phosphate-dependent enzyme: protein MLPIDLRSDTVTRPSTAMRQAMATAEVGDDVYGEDPTVKRLERRVAEMLGKESALFVPSGTMANQIALMLHTRPGDEIVIGEGTHCALFEAGAASALSGVQLASVGQGGLFDVDELEAAIQPSAYWLPHTSLCVVENTHNRGGGRVFPIDRLRRVTSHARKRGLAVHMDGARLWNAAAASGVSLADFAATADTVSVCFSKGLGAPVGSALVGPTELLTRGLRLRRMLGGSMRQSGILAAAALFGLDQNLPKLAEDHAKARALAAALARVEGGRVDEGAVETNIVNIQLLGPSAEDVIAAAKSRGVLLGSIAKNTLRAVTHLDVSLEAAKRAGALLAEAITQAPRGGG from the coding sequence ATGCTGCCCATCGATCTGCGCTCCGACACCGTCACCCGACCTTCGACGGCAATGCGCCAGGCGATGGCCACTGCCGAGGTCGGAGACGACGTGTACGGCGAGGACCCGACGGTCAAGCGACTCGAGCGGCGAGTAGCGGAGATGCTCGGCAAAGAGAGCGCGCTGTTCGTTCCGTCCGGCACCATGGCCAATCAGATCGCGCTCATGCTCCACACACGGCCGGGCGACGAGATCGTGATCGGAGAGGGCACACACTGCGCGCTGTTCGAGGCCGGAGCCGCCAGCGCGCTCTCCGGCGTGCAACTCGCGAGCGTCGGCCAGGGCGGGCTGTTCGACGTCGACGAGCTGGAGGCGGCCATCCAGCCGAGTGCCTACTGGCTGCCGCACACCAGCTTGTGTGTGGTCGAGAACACCCACAACCGCGGCGGCGGTCGGGTCTTCCCCATCGATCGATTGCGGCGCGTGACCTCCCACGCGCGGAAACGCGGGCTCGCCGTGCACATGGACGGAGCGCGGCTGTGGAACGCCGCCGCGGCCAGCGGCGTCAGCCTCGCAGATTTCGCAGCGACGGCGGACACGGTCAGTGTGTGTTTCTCCAAAGGCCTCGGCGCCCCGGTCGGCTCGGCGCTGGTTGGCCCAACGGAGCTTCTGACACGCGGGCTCAGGTTGAGGCGCATGCTCGGCGGCTCGATGCGCCAGAGCGGCATTCTCGCCGCCGCCGCGCTGTTTGGCCTCGACCAGAACCTGCCCAAACTGGCGGAAGATCACGCGAAGGCCAGGGCGCTCGCCGCGGCGCTTGCACGAGTCGAGGGTGGGCGGGTCGACGAAGGCGCGGTCGAGACGAACATCGTCAACATCCAGCTGCTCGGCCCGAGTGCGGAGGACGTGATCGCCGCGGCCAAGTCCCGCGGAGTGCTCCTCGGCAGCATCGCGAAGAACACCCTGCGTGCGGTCACTCACCTGGACGTGTCGTTGGAAGCGGCGAAGCGCGCGGGGGCGCTGCTGGCCGAAGCCATCACCCAAGCTCCCCGAGGCGGAGGCTGA
- a CDS encoding RNA methyltransferase — translation MKPGDFQEHTPTPDLVLPIHTTTTFVLVRAHYPENVGAAARAIKTMGFLKLALVKPGRLAQPDHEMAQKMAVKSKDVLGAAPVLESLAQAVAGIDWVVGTTSRRGVSGVLTARELGQKAVLAAARGETLAIVFGNEKTGLGEAERALARDFVRIPMAADQPSINLAQATQIIAYELLISAFEAKGRSIG, via the coding sequence ATGAAGCCGGGTGATTTTCAGGAGCACACGCCGACTCCCGACCTCGTGCTGCCGATCCATACGACGACGACCTTCGTCTTGGTAAGAGCCCACTACCCCGAGAACGTCGGCGCCGCGGCGCGCGCCATCAAGACCATGGGGTTCTTGAAGCTCGCGCTGGTCAAACCGGGACGACTCGCCCAACCCGACCACGAGATGGCGCAGAAGATGGCCGTCAAATCCAAGGATGTGCTGGGCGCGGCTCCGGTCCTCGAGAGCTTGGCGCAAGCGGTGGCCGGCATCGACTGGGTGGTGGGGACAACCTCGCGGCGTGGGGTGTCCGGAGTGTTGACCGCCCGGGAGCTCGGACAGAAGGCCGTGCTCGCCGCGGCTCGTGGCGAGACCCTCGCCATCGTGTTCGGCAACGAGAAGACCGGCTTGGGCGAGGCGGAGCGGGCGCTGGCGCGGGACTTCGTCCGCATCCCGATGGCCGCCGATCAGCCCTCGATCAACCTGGCGCAAGCCACACAAATCATCGCCTACGAGCTGCTGATCTCCGCCTTCGAGGCCAAGGGCCGCAGCATCGGCTGA
- a CDS encoding SUMF1/EgtB/PvdO family nonheme iron enzyme, whose amino-acid sequence MSASAGCQRLPAALLGLAALALLVLGVPRARAESRLATAADPFGAAPPAERGLTGGVVTLRQPRSLMLRVPKSIFDMGSTPDDVLDALTECAREPLGGRCREEMFSDELPEHRVTLSSFWLDRTEVTVQEYTRCVVLRRCRAVPFAQGGKRFDRPRNPVSLVRQPDARAYCKFRGARLPTEAEFERAARGTRRRLYPWGQLYNSHAANHGRLGLDSTDARDGFAELAPVGSFPSGRTPEGFLDLAGNVAEWVADRYAGSYPPGPALNPTGPPVGGGSGGYVVRGGHYSSAGSWLRGASRSSADPETRSPTLGFRCARTATP is encoded by the coding sequence ATGAGTGCATCGGCGGGGTGTCAGCGTCTGCCCGCGGCTCTTCTCGGGCTGGCCGCGCTCGCACTGCTCGTGCTCGGGGTGCCGCGTGCCCGCGCCGAGTCACGCCTGGCAACGGCCGCGGATCCTTTCGGCGCCGCCCCCCCAGCGGAGCGCGGCCTCACCGGCGGTGTCGTGACGTTGCGGCAGCCGCGCTCGCTGATGTTGCGTGTGCCCAAGAGCATCTTCGACATGGGCTCGACGCCCGACGACGTGCTCGATGCGCTGACCGAGTGTGCGCGAGAACCACTCGGCGGGCGCTGCCGGGAAGAGATGTTCTCCGACGAGTTGCCGGAGCACCGGGTCACCCTCTCGTCCTTCTGGCTCGATCGAACCGAGGTCACGGTGCAGGAGTACACGCGCTGCGTCGTGCTCAGGCGCTGTCGCGCCGTGCCGTTCGCGCAGGGTGGGAAACGCTTCGATCGACCACGAAATCCGGTGTCACTGGTGAGACAGCCGGATGCCCGGGCCTACTGCAAGTTCCGTGGCGCACGCCTGCCGACGGAAGCGGAGTTCGAGCGTGCCGCGCGGGGCACGCGCCGCCGGCTCTACCCATGGGGACAGCTCTACAACAGCCACGCCGCGAATCACGGACGCCTCGGCCTCGACAGCACCGACGCGCGCGACGGCTTCGCCGAGCTCGCGCCGGTCGGGTCGTTTCCGTCCGGGCGCACCCCAGAGGGATTCCTCGACCTGGCTGGCAACGTTGCGGAGTGGGTCGCTGATCGCTACGCCGGCTCCTACCCGCCTGGCCCGGCGCTCAATCCAACTGGGCCTCCGGTCGGGGGAGGCAGCGGGGGATATGTGGTGCGGGGCGGCCACTATTCGAGCGCGGGCTCGTGGCTGCGAGGCGCTTCGCGCTCGAGCGCCGACCCAGAGACGCGCTCGCCGACGCTGGGGTTTCGCTGCGCGCGCACGGCAACGCCATGA
- a CDS encoding serine/threonine protein kinase — translation MNPDDPASVIPELVGRYRVLGSLGHGAMGRVFLARDPNLDRDVAVKLLRQDLKLTRGELSALYDRMRQEARASARLAHPNIVALYDIGEEPELGLFLVFELVEGPTLEDQIAAGPVGPTRTAQLARELGAALAAAHQASVLHRDIKPANVILAATGAKIADFGIARVPGSTLSLDGGVLGTPAYSAPESITSGEFSPASDQFSLAATLYEALSGRRAFPGDDAVSVAKNINTTEPPPIAAQAGVDPHVDVVLARGLAKDPKRRYGSAEELGNRLAEALELRPRTQMPTLPDQRTERAYEARQSQRELTVLALGVVLGASLMAAGFLLWPRESGREPHSLETPVSDAVPALDAAPTPDAAASFSARPEKNPRPHERSRPAAPVRAESHDRASDPAEAGPPP, via the coding sequence GTGAACCCCGACGACCCCGCCTCTGTCATTCCCGAGCTGGTCGGGCGCTACCGTGTGCTCGGCTCGCTGGGACACGGCGCGATGGGACGCGTGTTCCTGGCGCGAGACCCGAACCTCGACCGCGACGTCGCGGTCAAGCTCTTGCGCCAGGACCTCAAGCTCACGCGCGGCGAGCTGTCGGCGCTCTACGACCGCATGCGGCAAGAAGCCCGCGCCAGCGCCCGCCTCGCACATCCCAACATCGTCGCCCTGTACGACATTGGTGAAGAGCCGGAGCTCGGTCTGTTCTTGGTGTTCGAGCTGGTCGAGGGACCCACGCTGGAGGACCAAATCGCCGCCGGCCCGGTTGGCCCGACCCGGACTGCACAGCTCGCTCGCGAGCTCGGCGCTGCGCTCGCGGCAGCGCACCAAGCCTCCGTTCTGCACCGGGACATCAAACCGGCGAACGTCATCCTGGCGGCGACGGGCGCCAAGATCGCGGACTTCGGCATCGCCCGCGTGCCCGGCTCGACGCTGAGCCTCGACGGGGGCGTGCTCGGCACACCGGCCTACAGCGCGCCCGAGTCGATCACGAGCGGAGAGTTCTCGCCCGCCTCGGATCAGTTTTCCTTGGCCGCCACGCTGTACGAGGCGCTGTCGGGGCGACGCGCATTTCCTGGCGATGACGCCGTGAGTGTCGCCAAGAACATCAACACGACCGAACCCCCGCCGATCGCCGCGCAAGCCGGCGTCGATCCCCATGTCGACGTCGTTCTCGCCCGCGGGCTCGCGAAGGATCCCAAACGTCGCTACGGCTCGGCGGAGGAGCTCGGCAACCGGCTCGCCGAGGCACTCGAGCTCAGGCCGCGCACGCAGATGCCGACACTGCCGGACCAACGCACCGAGCGAGCGTACGAAGCTCGCCAGAGCCAACGCGAGCTGACGGTGCTCGCGCTCGGGGTCGTGCTCGGAGCCTCGTTGATGGCCGCGGGCTTCCTGCTCTGGCCCCGGGAGAGTGGGCGGGAGCCGCACTCCCTCGAAACACCCGTCTCGGACGCCGTGCCGGCGCTCGACGCCGCGCCCACCCCCGACGCGGCAGCGAGCTTCAGCGCCAGGCCGGAGAAGAACCCGCGCCCACACGAGCGCAGCCGACCTGCCGCGCCCGTGCGGGCAGAGAGCCACGATCGCGCGTCCGACCCGGCGGAAGCCGGACCTCCGCCCTGA
- a CDS encoding flippase-like domain-containing protein, protein MSDGRTSWLRRHGLKLFGSLLIAAGFVWLLHKGALPILPGASAFSKMRWWTLPVYIGMWSTVHVIRAMRWHWLLAPIHPVPLRRIVAVAFIGFAAILLLPFRTGEVVRPVLIRKKGHLSGWAATGTVAAERVIDGLCMSVMLLVALLLSTPLDPLPTSIGALPIPASVVPRAAYSALALFAVAFSVMGIFYWRRDFARSVTERVVGIVSKRLAAWLAERVEKVASGLSFLPQWRYTVPFLLVTVCYWLLNAAASWLLCWGAGFDQITYVEACVSMGVLALGILLPNAPGFFGAFQISIYAGLAMFFPPELVVGPGAAFVLLIYLSQLAITASGAALGLYWERTSVGEALDSRAEELGDDLAG, encoded by the coding sequence ATGAGCGACGGACGGACCAGCTGGCTGCGGCGCCACGGGCTCAAGCTGTTCGGCTCACTGCTGATCGCCGCCGGCTTCGTGTGGCTGCTGCACAAGGGCGCCCTGCCGATCCTGCCGGGCGCGAGCGCGTTCTCCAAGATGCGCTGGTGGACACTGCCGGTCTACATCGGCATGTGGTCGACGGTTCACGTGATCCGCGCCATGCGTTGGCACTGGCTGCTGGCGCCGATCCATCCCGTGCCACTGCGCCGCATCGTGGCGGTGGCGTTCATCGGCTTCGCCGCGATATTGCTCTTGCCGTTTCGCACTGGGGAGGTGGTTCGCCCGGTGTTGATCCGCAAAAAAGGCCACTTGTCCGGCTGGGCTGCCACGGGAACGGTGGCCGCAGAGCGGGTGATCGACGGCCTGTGCATGAGCGTGATGCTGCTGGTCGCGCTGCTCCTGTCGACGCCTCTCGATCCCTTGCCAACCTCGATCGGCGCGCTGCCCATCCCGGCGTCGGTCGTACCCCGGGCGGCCTACAGCGCGCTGGCCCTGTTCGCGGTCGCGTTCAGCGTGATGGGCATCTTCTACTGGCGCCGCGACTTCGCCCGCTCGGTCACGGAGCGCGTCGTCGGCATCGTCTCGAAGCGCCTGGCGGCGTGGCTCGCGGAGCGCGTGGAGAAGGTCGCGAGCGGGCTCTCGTTCCTACCGCAGTGGCGGTACACCGTGCCGTTCTTGCTGGTGACGGTGTGCTACTGGCTGCTCAACGCGGCGGCTTCCTGGCTCCTGTGCTGGGGCGCCGGATTCGATCAGATCACCTATGTCGAGGCCTGCGTGAGCATGGGTGTGCTGGCGTTGGGAATTCTCTTGCCCAACGCGCCCGGCTTCTTCGGCGCGTTCCAGATCTCCATCTACGCGGGCCTCGCGATGTTCTTTCCGCCGGAGCTGGTGGTCGGTCCCGGCGCGGCGTTCGTGCTCCTCATCTACCTGTCCCAGCTGGCCATCACGGCATCGGGGGCCGCGCTCGGTCTGTACTGGGAACGGACCAGCGTCGGTGAGGCGCTGGACTCGCGCGCCGAAGAGCTGGGCGACGACCTCGCCGGGTGA
- a CDS encoding protein tyrosine phosphatase: MRGFVDLHCHWVAGIDDGAKTPEDGVAMLRALGQIGFSRVVATPHMRPGLFDNSREALLSAYARMQPHLTADLPVVDVSSEHYFDDVVFGRLMNDEGLPYPGGHAVLLEFYESDFPYSIDRRFADLRLKKQLIPVIAHPERYQRIWRDPDVLERLVDAGAAALLDTAALVGKYGRKPKKAAEALLERGLYHAACSDAHRVADVAEVAAGIERIEGAYGPEEVDFLFREGPLALLSGRIPE, encoded by the coding sequence ATGCGTGGCTTCGTGGATCTGCACTGTCACTGGGTCGCTGGCATCGACGACGGCGCCAAGACCCCCGAAGACGGGGTGGCCATGCTGCGCGCCCTGGGGCAGATCGGCTTTTCACGCGTCGTGGCGACGCCGCACATGCGACCGGGGCTGTTCGACAACTCCCGCGAAGCGTTGCTCAGCGCCTACGCCCGGATGCAGCCGCACCTGACCGCCGATCTTCCGGTCGTCGACGTCTCGAGCGAGCACTACTTCGACGACGTGGTGTTCGGCCGGCTGATGAACGACGAGGGACTGCCCTACCCGGGCGGGCACGCAGTCTTGCTCGAGTTCTACGAGAGTGATTTCCCGTACAGCATCGACCGCCGGTTCGCCGACCTCCGACTCAAGAAACAACTGATTCCGGTGATTGCGCACCCGGAGCGCTATCAACGGATCTGGCGCGACCCCGATGTGCTCGAACGTCTGGTGGACGCCGGTGCAGCCGCGCTGCTCGACACCGCAGCCCTCGTGGGAAAATACGGCCGAAAGCCCAAAAAAGCGGCCGAAGCGCTGCTGGAGCGCGGGCTCTATCATGCGGCCTGCAGCGACGCCCACCGGGTCGCCGACGTCGCCGAGGTCGCCGCCGGCATCGAACGCATCGAGGGGGCGTACGGCCCAGAAGAGGTCGATTTCCTGTTCCGCGAAGGTCCGCTTGCGCTACTGAGCGGCCGGATCCCGGAATGA
- a CDS encoding ArsA family ATPase — MTAPSLAPLIDQHRVVLCVGSGGVGKTTVTAALGLAAAERGKRVLCLTIDPAQRLANSLGLSRMTGDEQVVAPELFTRVGLTVPGRLSVMMLDTKRTFDELVTRHASSPEARDRILTNRLYQYVSTNLAGTQEYMAMEKLLSVKRDGGYDLIVLDTPPTSNALDFLDAPERLISALDSAAIRWMMQAFEQSGRFSMNLVAKSVAVVLRGIAKLTGGGFLEQMAAFITDLNDLFGGFRQRASEVAAAFRGPEFAYVLVTTPAPAAVREALFFSDRLVEQGMRRDALVVNRVHRKPRAHPTLEQIKGSLGKHRIELEADGAERLARALEEEVELAETDAVELTNLDRVLGQDAQGAKPTRVDIPALPSDVHDLGTLNGVAQLLCPG, encoded by the coding sequence ATGACCGCCCCGTCGCTCGCGCCCCTCATCGATCAACACCGGGTCGTCTTGTGTGTGGGCAGCGGTGGAGTCGGCAAGACCACCGTCACCGCCGCACTCGGGCTCGCGGCGGCGGAGCGAGGCAAACGCGTGCTGTGTTTGACGATCGACCCGGCCCAGCGTCTCGCCAACAGTCTGGGGCTGTCCCGCATGACGGGGGACGAGCAGGTCGTGGCTCCCGAGCTATTTACGCGGGTGGGCTTGACCGTGCCAGGCCGCCTCAGCGTCATGATGCTGGACACCAAGCGAACCTTCGACGAGCTCGTCACGCGGCACGCCTCGAGTCCCGAGGCGCGCGACCGGATCTTGACGAATCGGCTGTACCAGTACGTGTCGACCAACTTGGCCGGTACCCAGGAGTACATGGCGATGGAGAAGCTTCTCTCGGTCAAGCGGGACGGCGGCTACGACCTGATCGTGCTCGACACGCCGCCGACCAGCAACGCGCTGGACTTCCTCGATGCGCCCGAGCGACTGATCAGCGCGCTGGACAGCGCGGCGATCCGCTGGATGATGCAGGCGTTCGAGCAGTCGGGGCGCTTCAGCATGAACCTGGTCGCCAAGAGTGTAGCGGTGGTGTTGCGCGGGATCGCCAAGCTCACAGGCGGCGGATTCCTCGAGCAGATGGCCGCCTTCATCACCGACCTCAACGACCTGTTTGGCGGTTTTCGCCAGCGCGCATCCGAGGTCGCGGCTGCGTTTCGCGGCCCGGAGTTCGCCTACGTGCTCGTGACCACACCGGCACCCGCTGCGGTGCGGGAGGCGCTGTTCTTCTCCGACCGCCTGGTGGAGCAGGGCATGCGTCGCGACGCATTGGTGGTGAACCGGGTGCACCGCAAGCCCCGGGCCCACCCCACGCTCGAGCAAATCAAGGGTTCGCTGGGCAAACATCGGATCGAGCTCGAGGCCGACGGCGCCGAACGGCTCGCTCGTGCGCTCGAAGAAGAAGTGGAGCTCGCCGAGACCGACGCGGTGGAGCTCACCAATCTGGATCGAGTGCTGGGGCAGGACGCGCAGGGAGCCAAGCCCACGCGTGTCGACATCCCGGCGCTACCGAGCGACGTTCACGATCTCGGCACCCTGAACGGTGTCGCGCAGCTTTTGTGCCCCGGCTGA
- the der gene encoding ribosome biogenesis GTPase Der, producing MRPIVAIVGRPNVGKSTLFNRLAGKRLAIVHDTPGVTRDRNYADVHLAGRELVLVDTGGFDPTDDDPMRKGIARQVRAALAEADVIVCVLDGSMSPTLADREAIKLLRKSAKPVLYVANKADDKQRALAANELYEMGLPELLPVSALHGRGTAELLTALAAAMPPHEPSEPEPAQDPAIRVAVIGRPNAGKSSLVNRLAQTERALVDAKPGTTRDPTDTRVVVDGHAFIVIDTAGIRRKSRVDTGVETASVLRALRTMERAEVVILLCEANEGVTDQDARLMGLCAERGRAVVIGLNKTDLLDKAGRKQTEQQIKEALRFAPWAPVIQVSAKNGWGVSELMSTVRRAADEFGRRVGTAELNRFFEQVLERRAPPTQGGRAPRIYYITQVHTAPPVFIAISSAPDHIKESYKRYVVNQIRKTFGFQCVPIELKFRGKGKRGRTESA from the coding sequence GTGAGGCCGATCGTCGCGATCGTGGGCCGACCCAACGTCGGCAAGAGCACCCTCTTCAATCGCCTGGCCGGCAAGCGTCTGGCGATCGTGCACGACACACCGGGGGTGACCCGCGACCGCAATTACGCCGACGTTCACCTGGCGGGGCGCGAGCTGGTGCTGGTCGACACGGGAGGCTTCGACCCGACCGATGACGATCCGATGCGGAAGGGCATCGCGCGTCAGGTCCGAGCCGCCCTCGCGGAAGCCGACGTCATCGTGTGTGTGCTCGACGGCTCCATGTCACCGACGCTGGCCGACCGCGAAGCCATCAAGCTGCTGCGAAAGAGCGCCAAGCCCGTGCTCTACGTGGCCAACAAGGCCGACGACAAACAGCGCGCGCTGGCGGCCAACGAGCTGTACGAAATGGGGCTGCCGGAGCTGCTCCCGGTCTCCGCGCTGCACGGGCGCGGCACTGCGGAGCTGCTCACTGCGCTCGCCGCGGCGATGCCGCCGCACGAGCCGAGTGAGCCGGAGCCCGCCCAGGATCCGGCGATCCGCGTGGCGGTGATCGGCCGCCCGAACGCCGGCAAGTCGTCCTTGGTCAACCGCCTCGCCCAGACCGAGCGTGCGCTGGTCGATGCAAAGCCCGGCACGACGCGTGATCCGACGGATACGCGGGTGGTGGTCGACGGCCATGCTTTCATCGTGATCGACACCGCGGGGATCCGGCGGAAATCCCGGGTCGACACCGGAGTCGAGACGGCGAGCGTGCTCCGAGCACTGCGCACCATGGAGCGGGCCGAAGTGGTGATCTTGCTGTGTGAAGCCAACGAGGGTGTGACCGATCAGGACGCGCGACTGATGGGCCTGTGCGCCGAGCGCGGGCGCGCGGTCGTGATCGGGCTGAACAAGACCGACCTTCTGGACAAGGCAGGGCGCAAACAAACCGAACAGCAGATCAAAGAGGCGCTGCGGTTTGCGCCCTGGGCCCCGGTGATCCAGGTGTCCGCCAAGAACGGCTGGGGGGTCTCCGAACTGATGAGCACCGTGCGCCGAGCCGCCGACGAGTTCGGGCGGCGGGTCGGCACGGCCGAGCTGAACCGGTTCTTCGAGCAGGTGCTCGAGCGCCGGGCTCCGCCGACGCAGGGTGGTAGAGCCCCTCGGATCTACTACATCACTCAGGTACACACGGCGCCGCCCGTGTTCATCGCCATCTCGAGCGCTCCGGATCACATCAAGGAGAGCTACAAACGCTACGTGGTGAACCAGATCCGCAAGACCTTCGGCTTCCAGTGTGTGCCGATCGAGCTGAAGTTCCGCGGCAAGGGCAAGCGCGGGCGAACTGAGAGCGCGTAG
- the era gene encoding GTPase Era produces MRFGTVALLGRTNVGKSTFLNAALGEQLAVVSPIPQTTREALLGVVHRPDGQLAFIDTPGLHRPKSELGRRMNATALEVARSADVLCVMTDVDPRLAKDTAALLERDREVLELLPKGPRSLLVINKVDLLRDKQKLLPALVAYEQSHPFAALVPASLRSGDDVARVLDAIVGLLPEGDAAYAADTLTDRTTPFFVREYVREQVLELTKGEVPHAVAVSIDVIEERDRLLAVKATIHVEKDGQRRILIGKGGASIKAIGTGARLRLEELFGRKLFLELFVRVTPKWKNVPRQLAELGYEPPAERRLLSALPDAPKRGHRGRK; encoded by the coding sequence ATGCGTTTCGGTACTGTCGCCCTGCTCGGCCGCACCAATGTCGGAAAATCGACATTCCTGAATGCCGCCCTAGGCGAGCAGCTGGCGGTGGTGTCTCCGATCCCCCAGACCACCCGCGAGGCCTTGCTGGGGGTCGTGCACCGACCGGACGGTCAGTTGGCGTTCATCGACACGCCAGGGCTGCACCGACCGAAGAGTGAGCTCGGGCGCCGCATGAACGCAACCGCGCTGGAGGTAGCGCGTTCGGCAGACGTGCTGTGTGTGATGACGGATGTCGACCCGAGACTGGCAAAAGACACGGCTGCGCTGCTGGAGCGGGATCGGGAAGTGCTCGAGCTCTTGCCGAAAGGGCCGCGCTCGTTGCTGGTGATCAACAAGGTCGACCTGCTGCGCGACAAACAGAAGCTGTTGCCCGCGCTCGTTGCTTACGAACAGTCCCACCCGTTCGCCGCGCTCGTGCCGGCGAGCTTGCGCTCCGGCGACGACGTCGCTCGGGTACTCGATGCCATCGTCGGCCTGCTGCCGGAGGGCGACGCGGCGTACGCCGCCGACACCCTGACCGATCGCACGACGCCGTTCTTCGTCCGGGAGTACGTGCGAGAGCAGGTGCTCGAGCTGACCAAGGGTGAAGTCCCCCACGCCGTCGCGGTGAGCATCGACGTGATCGAGGAGCGCGACCGCCTACTGGCGGTGAAGGCCACCATTCACGTCGAGAAGGACGGTCAGCGTCGCATCTTGATCGGGAAAGGCGGCGCATCGATCAAGGCCATCGGGACCGGGGCGCGGCTCCGACTCGAAGAGCTGTTTGGTCGCAAGCTGTTCCTGGAGCTGTTCGTGCGCGTGACTCCAAAGTGGAAGAACGTGCCGCGTCAGCTGGCCGAGCTCGGTTACGAGCCGCCCGCCGAGCGCCGCCTGTTGTCGGCCCTGCCCGACGCGCCCAAGCGCGGGCACCGGGGGCGAAAGTGA